In the Methanococcus maripaludis genome, one interval contains:
- a CDS encoding M20 family metallo-hydrolase yields MKSILDETIKLSSELISINSVNPTFGGVGEKEKSIYIKNKLMEYSEKYSVKNCEILEFNTVDSNGIERPNIVSKYNFGKTNTLTIISHMDIVPEGDLGLWNSNPFKAEIKDGVIYGRGSEDNHKGIVSSFLLLKMIFEEKIDPKYNLNLIFVSDEEDGSKYGLSYIVNNFENELFDSKDLILVPDFGMPEGEFIEIAEKNILWLKFKIKGKQCHGSTPENGFNADIMAFAFGKGLYDTLYNKYSNLDLIFNPPFSTFEPTILRNNVENTNTIPGYVELNFDCRIIPEYDPKEVLNDIEMYIEIFKNEIEKHIVHYDISEKENISIEYEILKLEKTEKTKEDSEVVKKLGSAIKNVLNKEPVLCGMGGGTVAAFLREKEYNVAVWGLGDETAHQPNEHIKIEHLIKMAEIYLDILK; encoded by the coding sequence ATGAAAAGTATTTTGGATGAAACTATCAAACTTTCTTCTGAATTAATATCAATAAATTCAGTAAATCCAACTTTTGGTGGAGTTGGAGAAAAAGAAAAGTCGATTTACATAAAAAACAAGCTAATGGAATACAGTGAAAAGTATTCTGTAAAAAACTGCGAAATATTAGAGTTCAACACTGTTGATTCAAACGGAATTGAAAGACCAAATATTGTTTCAAAATACAATTTTGGAAAAACTAATACTTTAACGATAATTTCACACATGGACATCGTTCCAGAAGGTGACCTTGGTCTTTGGAATTCCAATCCGTTTAAAGCAGAAATAAAAGACGGAGTAATTTACGGAAGGGGTAGTGAAGACAATCATAAAGGAATAGTTTCATCGTTTTTACTTTTAAAAATGATTTTTGAAGAAAAAATCGATCCAAAATACAATTTAAATTTGATTTTTGTGTCAGATGAGGAAGATGGAAGTAAATATGGTCTATCTTACATTGTAAATAACTTCGAAAATGAACTTTTCGATTCAAAAGATTTGATACTCGTTCCTGATTTTGGAATGCCTGAAGGCGAATTTATAGAAATTGCTGAAAAAAATATACTTTGGCTAAAGTTTAAAATTAAAGGAAAACAGTGCCACGGAAGTACGCCTGAAAACGGATTTAATGCAGATATTATGGCATTTGCCTTTGGAAAGGGGCTCTATGATACATTATATAATAAATACAGTAATCTTGATTTGATATTCAATCCGCCATTTTCAACATTTGAACCTACAATTTTAAGAAATAACGTTGAAAACACAAATACAATTCCAGGATATGTTGAATTAAACTTTGATTGCAGAATTATCCCAGAATATGATCCAAAAGAAGTATTAAACGATATTGAAATGTATATTGAAATTTTTAAAAATGAAATTGAAAAACATATCGTCCATTATGATATTTCTGAAAAAGAGAATATTTCAATAGAGTATGAAATTTTAAAACTTGAAAAAACCGAAAAAACTAAAGAAGATTCAGAAGTAGTAAAAAAATTGGGCTCTGCAATTAAAAATGTGCTGAATAAAGAACCAGTTTTATGCGGAATGGGTGGAGGAACTGTTGCTGCATTTTTAAGAGAAAAAGAATACAATGTAGCTGTTTGGGGGCTTGGAGATGAGACTGCCCACCAACCAAACGAACATATTAAAATAGAACATTTAATAAAAATGGCTGAAATTTATCTCGATATATTAAAATAA
- the smc gene encoding chromosome segregation protein SMC, with product MASLSEIHMKNFKSFKNSKLKIPDGFTAILGPNGSGKSNTIDGICFVLGKTSAKSLRAGKFNQLITYHNGKRESFAEVTLFFDNKDRKMPLDSDKVGISRKVKINGDNNYYLIWDEEKEVKENGEVKKVMEEKRKKVKKSEILDVIGKISLSADGFNIILQGDLIKIIDTTPNERRKIIDEISGVAEFDEKGEKAEKELDKAREFIEKIDIRINEVKNNLEKLRKEKEDAEIYVKLMEELKATKYILTAKKIEFLNGVLEKTKEEIEALKEMKVCFLKEISEYDAKSNDIRNRLQNLINELNEKGNEEIMELHKSIKEMEVTVDNDKKSLNGALDDLKNVNSQSEKKGQDLVETRQKIETIRTETLQKEAEINALKTEMENLETEKKKLKSKVEESETQTEILKQQERKLSERINESQNELYNLKNEFNALENEINKKSFNLTKNQEIIETLQKELDDIKSESEDTKVLYKELEDVAVELEYSKKKVITLLENKKEYQEKLDKGHAEYIKENAKIKAMKDMEDFSLDRAVKSVLEAKLPGVVDIAGNLGKTDAEYKTAIENAGGNRLNYIVVKRMDDGARAIQYLKKNNLGRTTFLPLDRINGPEALYLDDEGVVGRAIDLVEFKPEYEDLFRYVFGNTIVVENLDYAKILSKNHRARFVTLEGEVIEPSGAMIGGNSRKKSVIKVDIDTSRIEKLAEQISELDSTLSETKDEIERLQNKNATYSTRKMELESRLKIIKDIEHRKEGILTNNGIKIKELELESKKLDEELDYLEGSKEELERKIDEYTKKISGFTTQRDRISEEIASFENSEHSKRIKVIDETILNFEKKKNEFENEIKRDAVLIKEVLIPKISELNSNIKELSEKRVILEQNIQFYKNNVEKNFEILKNKKERYEDLTKDLRELTEKKEAFEKELEMLNGEKRRVYGRINQNESQINSLSIDLAKYETRLEEEDRKLYVCENIEHISEDITSKIKEFDVDALESHQIDLEGNIKKLEPINMRAIEDYQYIVDRYDELFEKRTDYENEEKKYLHLIEEVSKRKKEVFMDVYVKVAENYEKIYTEIGGSGQLSLENPDDPFSGGLLIDASPMNKKLQSLDVMSGGEKSLTALAFLFAIQHLNPAPFYVLDEVDAALDTKNAGLIGEMIKNASKDSQFIVISHREQMISKSDVMYGVCMENGLSKLVGLKI from the coding sequence ATGGCTTCATTATCAGAAATCCACATGAAAAACTTCAAATCATTTAAAAATTCAAAACTAAAAATTCCCGATGGCTTCACTGCGATACTGGGGCCGAATGGATCAGGAAAATCGAACACTATTGATGGCATCTGTTTTGTTCTTGGGAAAACTTCAGCAAAATCGCTCCGTGCAGGTAAATTCAACCAGCTTATTACTTACCATAATGGAAAAAGGGAAAGTTTCGCAGAAGTTACACTTTTTTTTGATAATAAAGATAGGAAAATGCCCCTGGATTCGGATAAAGTAGGAATATCGAGGAAAGTTAAAATAAACGGAGATAACAACTATTACCTTATATGGGACGAAGAAAAAGAAGTTAAAGAAAATGGGGAAGTAAAAAAGGTAATGGAAGAAAAACGGAAAAAAGTAAAAAAATCTGAAATTTTAGACGTTATTGGAAAAATATCGCTTAGTGCGGATGGATTTAATATTATTCTTCAAGGCGACCTCATAAAAATTATAGATACTACCCCAAATGAAAGGAGAAAGATTATCGATGAAATAAGCGGTGTTGCAGAATTCGATGAAAAAGGGGAAAAAGCGGAAAAGGAACTTGATAAAGCAAGGGAATTTATTGAAAAAATAGATATCAGGATAAATGAAGTGAAAAACAACCTTGAAAAACTTAGAAAAGAAAAAGAAGATGCAGAAATATACGTTAAATTAATGGAAGAATTGAAAGCTACAAAGTATATTTTAACTGCTAAAAAAATTGAGTTTTTAAACGGAGTTTTGGAAAAAACCAAAGAAGAAATTGAAGCACTTAAGGAAATGAAAGTTTGTTTTTTGAAAGAAATTTCTGAATACGATGCAAAATCAAATGATATTAGAAACAGACTTCAAAATTTGATAAATGAACTGAATGAAAAGGGAAACGAAGAGATAATGGAACTTCACAAGTCCATTAAAGAAATGGAAGTTACCGTTGATAATGACAAAAAATCCCTAAACGGGGCCCTTGACGACCTGAAAAATGTAAATTCGCAGTCCGAAAAAAAAGGACAGGATTTAGTGGAAACCAGGCAAAAAATAGAAACAATACGGACTGAAACACTTCAAAAAGAAGCAGAAATTAACGCATTGAAGACCGAAATGGAAAATCTTGAAACTGAAAAGAAGAAATTGAAATCAAAAGTCGAAGAAAGTGAAACTCAAACTGAAATTTTAAAACAGCAAGAGCGAAAACTATCTGAAAGAATAAATGAAAGTCAGAATGAACTCTACAATTTAAAAAATGAATTTAATGCTCTTGAAAATGAAATCAATAAAAAATCATTTAATTTAACAAAAAATCAAGAAATCATTGAAACCCTTCAAAAAGAACTCGATGACATAAAGTCAGAAAGCGAAGATACAAAGGTACTATATAAAGAACTTGAAGACGTTGCTGTTGAACTCGAATACTCTAAAAAGAAAGTTATCACACTTTTGGAAAATAAAAAAGAGTATCAAGAAAAATTGGATAAAGGCCATGCTGAATACATCAAAGAAAATGCTAAAATCAAGGCAATGAAAGATATGGAAGATTTTAGTCTGGATAGGGCCGTAAAAAGTGTTCTTGAAGCAAAATTGCCTGGCGTAGTAGATATTGCGGGAAACCTTGGAAAGACAGATGCTGAATACAAAACTGCAATTGAAAATGCAGGTGGAAACAGGCTAAATTACATCGTTGTAAAAAGAATGGATGACGGTGCAAGAGCTATTCAGTATTTGAAAAAGAATAATCTTGGTAGAACCACATTCTTACCACTCGATAGAATCAATGGGCCAGAAGCACTTTATCTTGATGATGAAGGAGTAGTTGGAAGAGCGATTGATCTAGTTGAATTTAAACCAGAATACGAAGATCTATTCAGATACGTTTTCGGAAATACAATAGTCGTTGAAAATTTAGATTATGCGAAAATCTTATCAAAAAACCACAGAGCAAGGTTTGTAACTCTTGAAGGGGAAGTTATCGAACCATCCGGTGCAATGATCGGTGGAAATTCAAGAAAAAAATCGGTTATAAAAGTAGATATTGATACTTCAAGGATTGAAAAACTTGCGGAACAGATTTCAGAACTCGATAGTACATTATCTGAAACTAAAGATGAAATTGAACGCCTTCAAAATAAAAATGCAACATATTCAACTAGAAAAATGGAACTCGAAAGTAGATTGAAAATTATTAAAGATATTGAACATAGGAAAGAAGGAATTCTTACAAATAATGGAATAAAAATTAAAGAACTTGAATTAGAGTCCAAAAAGTTGGACGAAGAACTCGACTATTTGGAAGGCTCAAAAGAAGAACTTGAAAGAAAAATTGATGAATACACTAAAAAAATTAGTGGATTTACAACCCAGAGAGATAGGATTTCCGAAGAAATAGCATCTTTTGAAAATTCAGAACATTCCAAAAGAATCAAAGTAATTGATGAAACTATTCTTAATTTTGAAAAGAAAAAGAATGAATTTGAAAATGAAATAAAAAGAGATGCAGTACTCATTAAAGAGGTTTTAATTCCAAAAATAAGCGAATTGAATAGCAACATCAAGGAATTAAGCGAAAAAAGGGTAATTCTCGAACAGAACATTCAATTCTATAAAAACAATGTTGAAAAGAACTTCGAAATCTTAAAAAACAAAAAAGAACGCTATGAAGATCTCACCAAAGATTTAAGAGAACTTACTGAAAAGAAAGAAGCTTTTGAAAAAGAACTGGAAATGTTAAATGGCGAGAAAAGAAGAGTTTATGGAAGAATTAACCAGAATGAAAGCCAGATCAACAGCCTTTCGATCGACCTGGCAAAGTATGAAACTAGACTTGAAGAAGAAGATAGAAAATTGTACGTTTGTGAAAATATCGAACATATTTCTGAGGATATTACGTCCAAAATAAAAGAATTTGACGTAGATGCCCTTGAAAGTCACCAGATCGACCTTGAAGGAAATATCAAAAAATTAGAACCAATAAACATGCGTGCAATTGAAGACTACCAGTATATCGTTGACAGGTACGACGAACTCTTCGAAAAAAGAACAGATTACGAAAATGAAGAGAAAAAATACCTTCATTTAATAGAAGAAGTCAGTAAAAGGAAAAAAGAAGTATTCATGGATGTTTACGTAAAAGTTGCTGAAAACTACGAAAAGATATATACTGAAATTGGGGGAAGTGGACAGTTGAGTCTCGAAAATCCGGACGATCCATTTTCAGGCGGTTTATTAATCGATGCATCACCGATGAATAAAAAATTGCAGAGTTTAGATGTCATGAGTGGTGGTGAAAAGTCACTTACCGCACTTGCCTTTTTGTTTGCAATACAGCACCTGAATCCTGCCCCATTTTATGTGCTTGATGAGGTCGATGCTGCACTCGATACAAAAAATGCAGGGTTGATTGGTGAAATGATCAAAAATGCATCAAAAGATTCACAGTTCATTGTAATATCTCACCGTGAACAGATGATAAGTAAATCTGATGTAATGTATGGGGTTTGTATGGAAAATGGGCTCAGCAAATTAGTTGGATTAAAAATTTAA